Proteins co-encoded in one Tiliqua scincoides isolate rTilSci1 chromosome 12, rTilSci1.hap2, whole genome shotgun sequence genomic window:
- the LOC136663015 gene encoding gap junction alpha-3 protein-like: MGDWQHLGRLLEGVQEHSTVVGQVWLTVLFIFRILVLGAAAEKVWGDEQSNFSCDTKQPGCQSVCYDQTFPVSHVRFWVLQIIFVSTPSIVYLGHVLHLFRAEGKAQEKDPTGAGNKFSKSATRDACGRVRLRGAVLRTYACSILFKALFEVGFIAGQYVLYGFRLKSLYTCSHWPCPNAVNCYISRPTEKTVFILFMLAVACLSLLLNLVELGHLAVTKCRQGRAQPAGRSPSPHRPSLTPPSSLLLQASTAASANPEAADKSPARGSKSSRSSNKWRPGDLAV; the protein is encoded by the coding sequence ATGGGGGACTGGCAGCACCTCGGGCGGCTGCTGGAGGGCGTGCAGGAGCACTCCACAGTGGTGGGACAGGTCTGGCTGACGGTGCTCTTCATCTTCCGCATCCTGGTCCTGGGGGCTGCCGCTGAGAAGGTCTGGGGCGACGAGCAGTCCAACTTCTCCTGCGACACCAAGCAGCCAGGCTGCCAGAGCGTCTGCTATGACCAGACCTTCCCTGTCTCCCACGTCCGCTTCTGGGTGCTGCAGATCATCTTTGTCTCCACCCCCAGCATTGTCTATCTGGGGCATGTCCTGCATCTCTTCCGGGCAGAAGGGAAAGCACAGGAGAAGGACCCAACCGGGGCAGGCAACAAGTTCAGCAAGAGTGCCACGCGGGATGCCTGCGGGAGGGTCCGCCTGCGCGGGGCCGTGCTGCGGACCTACGCCTGCAGCATCCTTTTCAAGGCCCTCTTTGAGGTGGGCTTCATTGCAGGGCAGTACGTCCTCTACGGCTTCCGGCTGAAGTCCCTCTACACCTGCAGCCACTGGCCCTGCCCCAATGCCGTGAACTGCTACATCTCCCGGCCCACAGAGAAGACCGTCTTCATCCTCTTCATGCTGGCTGTGGCCTGTCTCTCACTCCTCCTCAACCTGGTGGAGCTGGGCCACCTGGCTGTCACCAAGTGCAGGCAGGGGCGGGCACAGCCTGCAGGCAGGTCACCCAGCCCCCACCGGCCCAGCCTGACGccccccagcagcctcctgcTCCAGGCTAGTACGGCAGCAAGTGCTAACCCAGAGGCAGCCGACAAAAGCCCCGCGCGTGGCAGCAAGTCCAGCAGGTCCAGTAACAAGTGGAGGCCCGGCGACCTGGCTGTTTAG